From the Neobacillus sp. PS3-34 genome, the window CTGCTGGACTTTTAAGCTTTGATGTTGTCCTGAATCCAAAAGAAACAGCCAAAATCGGTATTTGGTCGATATATGGTGAAAGTAAAAGTGAACTTCTTGCATTAAATAAATCACTTTTAAAAAACAGACTAGCATTTCCTTTGGAATAATGATATTATAGAAAAGTCGTATGAACGAACTAGCAAGAAATAGTTTGGAGGGATAAAGCATGCGTGTGAATATTACGTTAGCTTGCACTGAATGTGGAGATCGTAACTATATTTCAACAAAAAATAAACGAAATAATCCTGATCGTCTTGAGCTTAAGAAATATTGCCCAAGAGAAAAGCGATCTACTACACATCGCGAAACAAAATAAACAGCAGGTTGCTTCCTGCTGTTTTTTTGTGCCTAAAATAGCCATTTAAAGGAGGGATCTGCCATGAATCAAAAATCAAACCTTCGAAAAGAAATAAAAGACACCCTTAGAAAAATTCCCAAACCCCTCTATGAACATTATTCCTGGAAGATTGCT encodes:
- the rpmG gene encoding 50S ribosomal protein L33; this translates as MRVNITLACTECGDRNYISTKNKRNNPDRLELKKYCPREKRSTTHRETK